A single genomic interval of Hydractinia symbiolongicarpus strain clone_291-10 chromosome 8, HSymV2.1, whole genome shotgun sequence harbors:
- the LOC130653647 gene encoding uncharacterized protein LOC130653647, giving the protein MREGVCYAPPLQAGGRSYVKIVLSDITLLGMLPTIWGSTKKISGHDADRTAEVKPTNIKYAKRLKECQVCGLENAAAKKVCPCGNKIEKKGRTLESYIPKGKVNSYLQKQIIHGRLLGLHEKEGHHAIVLYIKKGESNITMDQYATPGFATQYLEGTASDSLGSLLKQSFRNNFEAYLSTTLKTAVQEPCRIPSAAERINNVSTDNPTMQHTGKSMQESTSEASFVIHPSELNLKTTVENNSTEETSISHCNIENRISIVPGLFEIPKEDLHPGDVVAVYASPESGDHFWLTRLISVGKTVDGIWFNKIESIYKSGDKCKLFWKNIVRPKKVFSRLYIIKLKEQSGNFELSKECNDFLLSLCS; this is encoded by the exons ATGAGGGAGGGTGTTTGTTATGCTCCTCCATTACAAGCGGGGGGTCGAAGTTATGTTAAAATTGTGTTAAGTGATATTACGTTATTGGGTATGCTGCCTACCATATGGGGGTCAACTAAGAAAATCTCAGGGCATG ATGCCGATAGAACCGCCGAAGTTAAGCCAACAAATATTAAGTATGCAAAGAGATTAAAG GAATGTCAGGTATGCGGCCTGGAAAATGCAGCAGCTAAAAAAGTATGCCCATGTGgtaacaaaattgaaaaaaaaggaaGAACGTTAGAAAGTTACATTCCGAAGGGCAAAGTAAACAGCTACTTGCAAAAGCAAATTATTCATGGAAga TTACTTGGTCTCCATGAAAAAGAGGGCCATCATGCGattgttttatatataaaaaaaggcgAAAGCAACATCACCATGGATCAATATGCGACTCCTGGTTTTGCTACCCAGTACCTCGAAGGAACTGCCAGTGATTCCTTGGGAAGCTTACTGAAGCAGTCATTTAGGAATAATTTTGAGG CATATTTATCTACGACCTTAAAAACAGCAGTACAAGAACCCTGTAGAATTCCATCTG CTGCTGAACGAATTAATAATGTTTCTACTGATAACCCTACAATGCAGCACACTGGGAAGTCAATGCAGGAAAGTA CTTCAGAAGCGAGCTTTGTCATTCATCCTTCTGAACTGAATTTAAAAACAACTGTGGAGAATAATA GTACTGAAGAAACTTCTATAAGCCATTGCAATATAGAGAATCGTATCTCAATCGTGCCTGGCCTTTTTG aaatcccAAAGGAAGACTTACATCCAGGAGATGTTGTTGCCGTTTATGCATCACCAGAGTCTGGTGACCATTTTTGGCTTACCAGGCTTATTTCAGTTGGAAAAACAGTGGATGGAATATGGTTTAATAAAATAGAAAGTATTTACAAATCTGGTGATAAATGCaaacttttttggaaaaatattgtTAGACCAAAGAAAGTATTTTCAcgtttatatataataaaactgAAAGAACAAAGTGGAAATTTTGAACTAAGCAAAGAATGTAATGATTTTTTGCTTAGTTTATGCTCCTAA